ACTTCCGTCTATCTCGTTAAGACTTAAAAGATGGGCTGATCTAACAGCGGCATTTATACCTGCGTCATCCCCGTCAAAGCAAAGCAAAACATTAAGCTCGTCATCTCGCTTTAAAAGTGGCAGATGTTTTTCTGTTAGTGCCGTGCCAAGCACCGCTACCGAGTTATCAAAACCCGCATAATGAAGCATTATAACATCTAAATAACCTTCCGTTATGATGATCTGATGTTTTTTAGCGATATTTGCACGTGCTAGATGATAGCCGTAAAAAAGACGGGATTTATCAAAAACTTCAGACTGAGGACTGTTTATATACTTAGCCGGATGGTTTGATATGGTTCGTCCACCAAAGCCGACAAGTTTTGAGGTATGGGTATATATAGGAAAGGTGATACGCTGTGAAAAACTAGCGTAAATTCCCCTTTCGTTTTGTTTGACTATGCCGATATTTAGAGCTTCTTTTGGCTCTATTTGTTCGTTTTGAAGCAGTCTTATAGTCTTTAAGCTCTCTCCTGCCCAACCAAGCTCAAATTTCTCTATCATCGCGTCATTTATCCCGCGTGAGTAAAGATATCTAATCGCATCTTCATTTTTATATAAATCCGCTCTATACATAGCGTTTATACTCTCTAAAATGTGCTTTTCATCTTTTAGCTTGGGCGTATCTTGAGTATAAGTAAGAGTAAAATTTGCCATACTTGCTAATTTCTCTATAGCTTCCGGATATGTTAGCTTTTCGTATTCCATAACAAATTTTATAGCGTTTCCACCGGCTTTACAAGCAAAACAATGATAAATTTGCTTAGATGGACTTATGCTCATGCTTGGATTTTTATCATCATGAAACGGACATACGCATTTAAAATTCGCACCCATTTTTTTAACAGGCACATAGTGACTTACGACATCGACGATATCGGTTACATCCAGTAATTTTTGTATGCTACTTTGCTCTATCATAAGCGAGATTATACGATAGCTTTGCTATAATGCACTTAAATTTAACTAAAAGCAAGAGCGTGGATATTTTTTTTATTGAGCATCGCGACCCGATATTTAGCCTTATCGTCCTTTTTATCATCATTTTTATGATAGCTTCTTTAAGTTATTTTTGGGGAGTTTTTTCAAGCAAAGATGAAAAGAAGCGTATAGAAAAATTTATAAGAAAATTTGAAAACCGCAGTCTAAGCGAAGAACACAAACAAATGCTTTTAAATCCCGAGATCGACGCCAGAAGTCTTAGCATTTTGGGTGGAACATTCTCTAAAAGCGGGGACTTTGAAAAAGCTATAAGCGTCTTTCTTATCGCACTTGCAAAGACAAAAAACAAAGCAGAGAAAGAATTTATCTTAAATGAGCTTGGCGAGGTATATTTTAAAGCCGGGTTCTTAAAACGCTCAACCGACGTGTTTTTGCAGTCTTTAGAGCTAAGCCCGAGAAATCCAAACGCACTAAGATATCTAACCATGATAGATGAAAAGCTTAAAAATTATAAAGAGGCTCTTTATGCTCTAAATTCACTTGAGGAGCTTGGGGTTGAGATAAGAGCGCAAAAGGCATATATCCAAGCTACTGTTGTTTTAAACGACAAAGAACTAAGCATAGAAGAAAAAAGCGAGAAAATTTTAGCTTTGAGTAGGGATTTTGAGCTATTAAAACGTATGTGTATGCAGCTTTGGCTAAAAAACGGCAAAAGCTTAGAAAATTTCCCTGAATTTGCTAAACTTGACGATGTTATAGATATCATGTATAACCAAAATTTAGCCGTAAATTTAAACGACGAAGAGTATCGAGGACTATTTTATGCTAAGGGTGTTATAAACGAGCCAAGCGATATAAAAGGCTTTGAACTAAATGTTATAAAACACCTAAATGACGCTGAATTTAATAAAGCCACACTTAACTTTAACTACGTTTGCAAAAGCTGCAAGAACTCATTTCCTATGCACTTTTATCGTTGCCCGATGTGCCATGAGTTAGGAAGTGTTAAAATTTTACCTCATATCACGGAAAAGCCTGATGAAAACAGTATGCCTTTTTAGCGACGGCTCGTGTTTAAATAACCCGGGAGCCGGCGGCTGGGCGTATATACTTGAGTATGGAAGCGCAGTTAAAAAATCAAGTGGAGCGCAAGCCGATACGACAAATAACCAAATGGAGCTAAGAGCCGTTATAGAAGGTCTAAAAGCACTCAAAGAACCTTGCAATGTCAATCTCTACACCGACAGCTCATATGTCGCAAATTCCATAAACAACTGGCTTAAAGGCTGGGTAAAGAAAAATTTTAAAAATGTCAAAAACGTTCCTCTTTGGCAAGAATACATCCTTGTTTCAAAACCGCATGTGGTTAAAGCCGTGTGGGTAAAAGCACACAACGGACATCCGCAAAACGAAGAATGCGATACAATGGCAAGGGATGAAGCCATAAAAATTCAAAACAAGAGTTAATTAATGAAAAAACTTGAAAATTTACAAAAACAACTCGGATACGAGTTTAAAAATATCAAAATTCTAAATGAAGCTTTAACTCACAAAAGCACAAAAATGCCTTATAATAACGAACGCCTTGAATTCTTAGGTGATGCGGTGATGGATCTGATAGTCGGTGAGTATTTGTTTAAAAAATTTAACAAGATCGCAGAGGGTGATATGAGTAAACTCAGAGCGGCTCTCGTTAATGAAAAAAGCTTTGCAATGATGGCAAAAGAGCTTAAAATAGGCGAATACATCAACCTCTCTTTGGCCGAAGAAAACAATGGCGGGCGCGAGAAAATCAGTCTTTTAAGCGACGCATACGAGGCAATAATGGGAGCGGTATATCTTGAAGCAGGACTTGAAAAAGTTCGCGAAATAGCCATTAACCTACTTGAAATTTGCTACCCTAAAATCGACCTTACAAATTTAGTCAAAGACTATAAAACCGCTCTTCAAGAGATCACTCAGGCAGATTTTGGAGTAACTCCCGTTTACGAACTAACAGGAAGTTCCGGTCCTGATCATAAAAAAGAATTTGAGATCGCACTTTTGTTAAACGGTAAAGAAATTTCACGTGCAACAGGCGGCTCAAAAAAAGAAGCCCAACAAACCGCAGCCAAGATCGCACTTGAAAAACTAAAAAAATAGGATAAATTTTGAATACATTCGGACAAAAACTAACGCTTACAACCTTTGGTGAAAGTCACGGAGTGGCGATCGGCGGTGTATTAGACGGTTTTCCATCTGGAGTAAAGATAGATACTGATTTCTTACAAAACGAGCTTGATAAACGTCGCCCCGGACGTAATAAATTTGCAACCGCTAGAAACGAAGCCGATAAAGTTGAAATTTTTAGCGGAGTTTTTGAGGGAGTTAGCACGGGAACTCCGATAGGTTTTGCTATATTTAATCAAAATCAAAAATCAAACGACTATGAAAATTTGCGTGAAATTTTTCGTCCCGGACATGCGGATTATACTTACTTTAAAAAATACGCCGTTCGCGACCACAGAGGTGGCGGGCGCTCAAGTGCCAGAGAAACTGCGGTGCGTGTTGTAGGTGGGGCATTTGCACAAATGATGCTTGATGAGTTTAATATAACTGTAAAAAGCGGACTTTTAAGCGTGGGCGATGTTAAAACAAATGAATTTAACTGGGAGTTAGCAAAAAATTCGGAGATTTTTTCACTTGGCAATGAAGATGCGATGAAAGAGCTTATAATGAAAGTTCGAGAAGAACACGATAGTATAGGAGCTTGCGTGCTAAGTGTAGTTAGCGGTGCTCCCACAGGACTTGGAGAGGGTTTATATGATAAGCTTGACGCAAGGCTAGCAGCAGCGATGATGGGTGTAAACGGCGTAAAAGCTATCGAGATCGGCGAGGGGATAAATGCTGCTTATCTAAAAGGCTCTCAAAACAACGACCAAATGGGCATAAACGGCTTTTATACAAACCACTCAGGCGGGATCTTGGGCGGGATGAGTAACGGCGAAGATATCATCGTTAAAAGCTATTTTAAACCGACACCGTCTATATTTAAAGCCCAAAAAACCTTAAATTTAAACGCCAAAGAGACCGAATTTGAGCTACGAGGTCGTCATGACCCTTGCATAGGAGTGCGAGGAAGTGTCGTCGCAACCGCTATGATAAGACTTGTGATAGCTGATTTTATGCTTTTAAATTTAAGCTCAAACATACAAAATATAAAGCAAATTTATAGGTAGTTTTGTCTATCTATAAATTTAAAATGTTCTTTTTATCAAACACAAAGTGCTTAAAAGCTACAATATCTCAAAAAAATTTAAAGGCACAAAATGCAAGTAACACTTCTAAATTTCACTCCGCTAAACATCTGCTCACATGCAATACGCACGTGTTGGCAAAGCTTTGAAAAGAGCGATAACGGTGGTGAAAAAGATATCGAGCTGATCGACCGCGTGGGAAATAAATTTAAACACGCAAGCACGTTAGAACATTTATACTATAACTTTTACATACAAGGCATTTCACGTGCGCTTTTGCAAGAGCTTGCACGCCATCGTATCGCAAGTCTAAGCGTCAAGTCAACTCGTTACACGCTAAAAGAGCTTAAAAAAGAGAATGAATTTAAGACCGGTGACTTTGAAAACGCAAGCCGGTATATCGTGCTAACAGGTAATGAGTTAATCGACAACGCAAGCATAAAGGCGCTTGAAAATTTGCGCGAAATTCTAGCTACGACTACAACAAGTATCGATATTGTGAAATACTGCTTGCCGGAATGCTATAAAACCGAGCTAACTTGGAGCGTGAACGCCAGAAGCTTGCAAAATTTCATCTCTTTGCGAAGCTCTAAATCCGCCCTTTGGGAGATAAGAGATTTAGCAAATGCGATTTACAACGCCCTACCGCAAGAGCATAAATTTATTTATGAGAATTGTATAAATAAAGAGTAGTGTTTAAAAAGCTGCTAAAATCAGCTTAGCAGCTTTTCTTGCACTTTATTTTTCGCTCCGACCGCTTACCTATTATCCCCTTTTACCGTTTTTAGTATCGCTGACATATCCTCTTTACCAAGTCCCTCATTTTTAGCTTGTAGATACGCCTTGTTTGAAATTTCACTTAGTGGTAAATTTAAGCCTTGTTCGTCCATCATCTGTTTTAGTAGTCCAAGGTCTTTTGACATAAGCTCTAGCGCAAAGGCACTTGGAAAATTTTCTGTCGCAAATAGCTCTCTTTTAAAGCCAAAAAGAGGGGTATTCATAGCAGACATCCCTATCATATCAAGTACTTTTTCTTTTTCGAGCCCTAGTTTTGCAGCAAAAGTTATCGATTCCGCCATCGCCTGCGTAAAGACTCCAAGTAGCATATTTATAGATAACTTTGCCACCGCTGCTTTTGGACTATCTCCAAAGTCGATGCTAGCCTTTGATAAAGCCTTGAAATATGGCGCGCAAAGCTCTTTTGCCCTGCTTTCGCCACTAACCAAAACAAGTAGAGTCTTAGACACGGCAGCACCCACCGAGCCTGAAACGGGAGCGTCTATATACTCACACCCCTTTTGCTTTACTAATGAGTGAAATTCCTGTGCTTCTAGCGGTGAGATAGTGCTCATATTTACGATGATTTGCCCACTACTAAGAGCGTCTAGCACTCCATCTTTTGAGGTTAAAATTTCTCTTATAGCATTACCATCTGATAGCATGATAAATATAAATTTTGAGTTTTGGATTAGCTCTTTTATACTTTTATATGCTTTCGCACCTAAATTTTCTAGTTCCTGTGTTTTTGAGGCGGTTCTGTTATACACACAAAGTTCAAAGCCCGCGTTTATAAGGTTACTAGCCATCGGCTTACCCATCGCACCTAAGCCTATCCAGCCTATTTTCATCATTTTCTCCTTTATTTAAAAGAATTATTTTAACGATAAATTTTAAATTTTTTATCTTTATATATTGACAAATCGCTAATTATCGATATATAATACGTAAAATAAATTACAAAAGGATAAGAATGCAAAGTTTATTTCAAGCATATACACTAAACAACGGCGTGGAGGTCAAAAACCGCCTAGTGGTAGCTCCCATGACACATTGGGGCTCGGACGCGAACGGACATATCACACACGAGGAGCGTGAATTTATAAAAGGCAGAGCAGAGGACTTTGGTATGTTTATATCAGCGGCTACTCTTGTAGCACACGGTGGCAAGAGCTTTGATGGTGAGCCCCACGCCATAGATGAAGGCGACTTAGAAAGCCTAAGCGAACTAGCAAATACTATAAAATCACAAGGCGCGAAGGCTATCTTACAACTTCACCACGGAGGATACACGGCTATACCTGAGCTAACAAACGGACTTGATGTGATAGCACCAAGCGCTATAAACAGTGCAAGAGAGATGAGTGCTGATGAGGTAGAGGCACTTGTGGTTGCCTTTGGTAACGCTACAAAACTAGCGATAAAAGCGGGTTTTGACGGTGTTGAGATACACGGTGCTAACGGATATCTTATCCAGCAGTTTTACTCAGCACAAAGCAACCTAAGAGAGGATAAGTGGGGTGGAAATTTACAAAAGCGTATGAAATTTCCACTTGCTGTGACTGATGCGGTTATCGAGGCTAAAAAGAGTCTAAACAAGCCTGAGTTTATCATCGGATATCGCTTCTCGCCTGAAGAGCCGGGAGATAACGGCATCACGATGAGTGAGACCTTTGCCCTTGTTGATGAGCTTTGCAAAAAAGAGCTTCAGTATCTACACATCTCGCTTCATGACTTTTTCGTTCATGCTAGACGCGGGGCGGATACAAACCGCACAAGGATAGAGCAAATCCACGAGCGCATAGGTGGCAAACTACCGCTAATAGGCGTTGGAAATTTACTAAGCAGTGAGGACATACAAAAAGCCGTGAGCCTAAAAAGCACTGAATTTATCGCACTTGGCAAATCAGTGATGATAAATCCAAACATGGCGACCCTACTAAAAAACGATGAATTTGATAAGATAGAAACCACGCTTGATGCAGATAAAAAAGATAGCTACCGCTTCCCTAAAAAACTGTGGGAGCTAATAGAAATGAAGCTTGACTTCCTACCAAAGATCAAAGAGTAATGATGACGCAAACCGAACTAATCGAAATTTTCAAAGCCCTTTCAAATGAGACTAGACTAAATATCCTAGCGTGGCTTAAAAACCCTAGCGAAAATTTCCCGCCGCAAGGGTGTCATTTGGAGGGCGAAGTGGATCTAAAAGGCGGCGTGTGCGTGGGAAGCATACAAGAAAAGGCGGGGCTATCGCAATCCACCATCTCATCATACCTTGATATGCTTTTAAAGGCGGGACTTTTAAAAGCACAAAGGCACGGCAAATGGACGTATTATAGTAGAAACGAGGAGATGATAAAAAGGCTAGCCGCCTACACTATCACTGAAATTTAGCTTCTAAACAGAGCTAAATTTTGATTAGTTATATCGGTATTTATAGATATAAAGTAAAATAAAACGAAGGAAAAAAATATGCATTATAACGGATCTATCGTTAGACCACCAACGCATGCTGATAGCGTATTTATAGAGACTACCGTTGGTTGTTCGCACGATAAGTGCACCTTTTGTAACTTTTACAAAGGCTATCCATTTCGCGCTGTACCACTAAGTCAGATAGAAGAGGATCTAAAAGAGGCGTCAAAAATCCGCCCAAACGCTAAGAAAATTTGGGCAAGTGGAGGCAATCCATACACGCTAAATACAAATAAACTACTCCAAATAGCCGAACTTTTTAAAAAGTATCTACCAAAAGCTACAACCACAACCTACACACACATAAAAGATATAAAAAAGAAAAGCTTAGAGGAAATAAAACAGCTTAAAGAGGCTGGATTTGTCGAGCTGGTTATCGGTGTAGAGAGTGCTGATGATGAGGTGTTAAAAGCGGTAAATAAGGGCTATACGGCGGCTGATGTCTTAGAGCAATGCACCAAACTAGAAGCTGCCGGTGTAGAGTACGGGCTAATCTATCTAAGCGGACTAAGCGAAGCTGGCAAAAACCTACAAAGCGTGCGAACAAGCCTAGAAACCATAAACAAACTAAGCCCAATACGCATATACTATACAACCGTAGCCGTGGTGCCTGATACTAAGATGTATGAGGATATGCGAAGCGGTAAATTTAAAGAGGCTGGCGAGCTTGAACGCATAGAGGAGATGAGAGAATTTGTAGCGGGAACTAAGATAGAGACTGAAATTTACGCCCTTACCTCGACAAATGCGGTGCCTTTGGTGGCAAATATGCCTGAGGATAGGGATGAGGTTTTAGCTTATTTAGATGAAGTGATAGCAAATTTCACTGAATTTGATGAGATAAAACTAGCAAAATCACGTGCAAAAATGACAAGAGTTTAAATTTAAAGGAGCAAAAATGAACGAGCAAATTTCTATAGTAGTCATCACAAAACCGGTAAATAGCGACATAAAAGTCGTAAAAGAGGTGATAGAAAAGGCGGTAAATTCTGCATTTAATGAGGCTGGAACGCTGATGTATGAGTGGAGCATAAATGGTGATGAGCTTCATGTTATCGAGAGGTATAAAGATAAAGAAGCCGTTTTAGCGCATATAAAAAATTTAGCTAGTCTTGTGGAAGAGCTACCAAAACTAGGCGTAACAAGTAAATTTTACATCTACGGCGAGGTTGGCGATGAGGTTAAAAAGCTTTTAGAGCCAAGAGGTGCGGTATTTATGAGTAAGATAGGTGGGTTTATAAAATGAGAAAAATTTTAGCTGTTTTATTACTTTTAACACAGTTTGCGTTTAGTGCGGAGCTTAGATACTTTATGCAAGGTGAGAATTCGCCAAAATTTAGCATGCCTTACGGCGATAATGGCGGTAAATTTGCTAAAAGTGGGGACGCTAAAATTTACTATGAAATTTACGGCAAAGGCGAGGTCGTAGTCGTGCTTCACGGCGGTGGGCTTGGCTCTATGTATGAGATGGGTGGCTTTATCGATGAGCTAAAGAAAACATATCAAGTCATCGCCATCTCTACCCGCGCGCACGGCAAGTCTGACATCGGTCAAACTCCGTTTAGTTTAGAGCAAAGGGCTGATGACATAATGGCGGTTTTAAAGCATGCAAAGGTAGAAAAAGCCGTAAATTTGCTAGGATTTAGCGACGGCGGATATAGTGCATACGCCTTTGGGGCAAAATATCCAAAAATGGCTAAAAAGATCGTAACTATCGGTGCCGGAGAGGTTTTAGCTACAAACAAACGCTTTGTTTTTAGCCTTGATGAGTGGCGTGCGTATGACGCTAAATTTATAGCACAACAAGAAGCTTTGATGAGTGAGCCAAAAAGATACGCCGAGTTTTTAAAAATGTATGAAAATATGTGGAACGGCGCGGTCGTTAGTAAGGAAATTTTTAGCAAAATTTCAGCTCACGTGCTTGTCATAAACGGACAAAACGATATGAACTCACACTTGCAAACGGCGGTAAATGCCTATCAGAGCTTGCCAAACGCTAGCCTAGCTATCATCCCTGACACATCACACCCTTGTTTTTTAGAAAATTTTGACGCTGTTTGGGCGGTGGTAAAGCCATTTTTGGCAAAGTAAATTTATAGGGCTAGTCCCCTATAAATTTCTCATATAAGATGTATCATATACGCCGTCCATGCGTCTTTTGATATCGTCATGCCATGTGCTTGGCAAGACCTCAAGCGCTAAAAACCGCTCCATCAGTTCTAAATTTTCATTTGGCGCGTAAAATAGCCGATTTATTTGCATGATAGAAAGAGAATTTTGGGCTTTTACTACCCTTATCTCATCTCCAGCCTTGCAACTACCAGCCTTTAAGACCTCATAGTACCAGCCAGTGCGACCAGTTTTAAAAATTTCGCTTGCCATGTCTTCATTTAGCCAGCGTTTTGAGAGCTTGAAGCATGGCTTTCGTGGCTGAGTTACCCTTAAAATCAGTGTGCCTATCTGGTGTATATCACCAACACATACACTGTTCTCATCAAGTCCGCTTATGGTTAGATTCTCTCCCATGGCGCCAAATGGTAAATTTTTAAACTCTAAAAATTTCTCCCACTTTGCGTAGTTTTCATAAGAGTTGGCAAATATCGCCTTTTTCACCCCGCCATGATGCTTTCTGTCAGCTACGCTGTCACCCACGAAGCCAAGCTCATTTGCAAAAACTTCGCCAGTTTGAGCGCTCTTAAACATCGCCGTTTTCCAAGGTTTATTTAAAGTATCTTTTGCAAACTCAAAGCCGTAGTCTTTTACACCACCTATCAACAATGCCTTTAAAATCGCCATTTTTATCCTTTAAATAAATTTTAAAACCAAAATGAGATACTAAATTTAGATACGTAAGTTATTTGCGTGAGTTAATGCAACCGCTATAGCGTCAGTTATGTCAAGCGGTTTTATCTCTTTAGTTATACCAAGTATCTTTTTTACCATAAATGCCACCTGCTCTTTTTGCGCTTTTGCTTTACCGGTTACGGCTTTTTTTACTTGAAGTGGTGTGTATTCGGCAAATTCTCCATGAATTTGAAGTATCTTAAGACTTAGAGCACCGCGAAACTGTGCTAATTTTAAAACAGTTTTTGGATTATAAGCGAAAAATATATCCTCTATCGCCACAGCATCAAAGCTG
This is a stretch of genomic DNA from Campylobacter sp. RM6914. It encodes these proteins:
- a CDS encoding alpha/beta fold hydrolase, which translates into the protein MRKILAVLLLLTQFAFSAELRYFMQGENSPKFSMPYGDNGGKFAKSGDAKIYYEIYGKGEVVVVLHGGGLGSMYEMGGFIDELKKTYQVIAISTRAHGKSDIGQTPFSLEQRADDIMAVLKHAKVEKAVNLLGFSDGGYSAYAFGAKYPKMAKKIVTIGAGEVLATNKRFVFSLDEWRAYDAKFIAQQEALMSEPKRYAEFLKMYENMWNGAVVSKEIFSKISAHVLVINGQNDMNSHLQTAVNAYQSLPNASLAIIPDTSHPCFLENFDAVWAVVKPFLAK
- the dnaG gene encoding DNA primase; its protein translation is MIEQSSIQKLLDVTDIVDVVSHYVPVKKMGANFKCVCPFHDDKNPSMSISPSKQIYHCFACKAGGNAIKFVMEYEKLTYPEAIEKLASMANFTLTYTQDTPKLKDEKHILESINAMYRADLYKNEDAIRYLYSRGINDAMIEKFELGWAGESLKTIRLLQNEQIEPKEALNIGIVKQNERGIYASFSQRITFPIYTHTSKLVGFGGRTISNHPAKYINSPQSEVFDKSRLFYGYHLARANIAKKHQIIITEGYLDVIMLHYAGFDNSVAVLGTALTEKHLPLLKRDDELNVLLCFDGDDAGINAAVRSAHLLSLNEIDGSVVIIAGGADPADMVAAGKIEYLKELFNSGVELGEFYIRHIVKGYDLSRPVQKQKCLDEILSFTKNLKAIIAQSYAPLVASLLNIDVTALNLGGIRTMPILPQNKQISRQNVAQTQRKHKDILEISILKSMLENANFEQIVLDAIDAKFFMHHKEAFEAVLKRDDEVLIREIELDESAMPITNQIGLIDAINKLKIKFYENLQREIKNSADENKFENLQKIALIIQNLKRKI
- a CDS encoding MOSC domain-containing protein, which codes for MAILKALLIGGVKDYGFEFAKDTLNKPWKTAMFKSAQTGEVFANELGFVGDSVADRKHHGGVKKAIFANSYENYAKWEKFLEFKNLPFGAMGENLTISGLDENSVCVGDIHQIGTLILRVTQPRKPCFKLSKRWLNEDMASEIFKTGRTGWYYEVLKAGSCKAGDEIRVVKAQNSLSIMQINRLFYAPNENLELMERFLALEVLPSTWHDDIKRRMDGVYDTSYMRNL
- the rnhA gene encoding ribonuclease HI, encoding MKTVCLFSDGSCLNNPGAGGWAYILEYGSAVKKSSGAQADTTNNQMELRAVIEGLKALKEPCNVNLYTDSSYVANSINNWLKGWVKKNFKNVKNVPLWQEYILVSKPHVVKAVWVKAHNGHPQNEECDTMARDEAIKIQNKS
- the aroC gene encoding chorismate synthase — protein: MNTFGQKLTLTTFGESHGVAIGGVLDGFPSGVKIDTDFLQNELDKRRPGRNKFATARNEADKVEIFSGVFEGVSTGTPIGFAIFNQNQKSNDYENLREIFRPGHADYTYFKKYAVRDHRGGGRSSARETAVRVVGGAFAQMMLDEFNITVKSGLLSVGDVKTNEFNWELAKNSEIFSLGNEDAMKELIMKVREEHDSIGACVLSVVSGAPTGLGEGLYDKLDARLAAAMMGVNGVKAIEIGEGINAAYLKGSQNNDQMGINGFYTNHSGGILGGMSNGEDIIVKSYFKPTPSIFKAQKTLNLNAKETEFELRGRHDPCIGVRGSVVATAMIRLVIADFMLLNLSSNIQNIKQIYR
- a CDS encoding putative quinol monooxygenase; the protein is MNEQISIVVITKPVNSDIKVVKEVIEKAVNSAFNEAGTLMYEWSINGDELHVIERYKDKEAVLAHIKNLASLVEELPKLGVTSKFYIYGEVGDEVKKLLEPRGAVFMSKIGGFIK
- a CDS encoding ArsR/SmtB family transcription factor, with the protein product MTQTELIEIFKALSNETRLNILAWLKNPSENFPPQGCHLEGEVDLKGGVCVGSIQEKAGLSQSTISSYLDMLLKAGLLKAQRHGKWTYYSRNEEMIKRLAAYTITEI
- a CDS encoding NADH-dependent flavin oxidoreductase, yielding MQSLFQAYTLNNGVEVKNRLVVAPMTHWGSDANGHITHEEREFIKGRAEDFGMFISAATLVAHGGKSFDGEPHAIDEGDLESLSELANTIKSQGAKAILQLHHGGYTAIPELTNGLDVIAPSAINSAREMSADEVEALVVAFGNATKLAIKAGFDGVEIHGANGYLIQQFYSAQSNLREDKWGGNLQKRMKFPLAVTDAVIEAKKSLNKPEFIIGYRFSPEEPGDNGITMSETFALVDELCKKELQYLHISLHDFFVHARRGADTNRTRIEQIHERIGGKLPLIGVGNLLSSEDIQKAVSLKSTEFIALGKSVMINPNMATLLKNDEFDKIETTLDADKKDSYRFPKKLWELIEMKLDFLPKIKE
- a CDS encoding tetratricopeptide repeat protein is translated as MDIFFIEHRDPIFSLIVLFIIIFMIASLSYFWGVFSSKDEKKRIEKFIRKFENRSLSEEHKQMLLNPEIDARSLSILGGTFSKSGDFEKAISVFLIALAKTKNKAEKEFILNELGEVYFKAGFLKRSTDVFLQSLELSPRNPNALRYLTMIDEKLKNYKEALYALNSLEELGVEIRAQKAYIQATVVLNDKELSIEEKSEKILALSRDFELLKRMCMQLWLKNGKSLENFPEFAKLDDVIDIMYNQNLAVNLNDEEYRGLFYAKGVINEPSDIKGFELNVIKHLNDAEFNKATLNFNYVCKSCKNSFPMHFYRCPMCHELGSVKILPHITEKPDENSMPF
- a CDS encoding radical SAM protein — translated: MHYNGSIVRPPTHADSVFIETTVGCSHDKCTFCNFYKGYPFRAVPLSQIEEDLKEASKIRPNAKKIWASGGNPYTLNTNKLLQIAELFKKYLPKATTTTYTHIKDIKKKSLEEIKQLKEAGFVELVIGVESADDEVLKAVNKGYTAADVLEQCTKLEAAGVEYGLIYLSGLSEAGKNLQSVRTSLETINKLSPIRIYYTTVAVVPDTKMYEDMRSGKFKEAGELERIEEMREFVAGTKIETEIYALTSTNAVPLVANMPEDRDEVLAYLDEVIANFTEFDEIKLAKSRAKMTRV
- a CDS encoding NAD(P)-dependent oxidoreductase, producing the protein MKIGWIGLGAMGKPMASNLINAGFELCVYNRTASKTQELENLGAKAYKSIKELIQNSKFIFIMLSDGNAIREILTSKDGVLDALSSGQIIVNMSTISPLEAQEFHSLVKQKGCEYIDAPVSGSVGAAVSKTLLVLVSGESRAKELCAPYFKALSKASIDFGDSPKAAVAKLSINMLLGVFTQAMAESITFAAKLGLEKEKVLDMIGMSAMNTPLFGFKRELFATENFPSAFALELMSKDLGLLKQMMDEQGLNLPLSEISNKAYLQAKNEGLGKEDMSAILKTVKGDNR
- the thyX gene encoding FAD-dependent thymidylate synthase is translated as MQVTLLNFTPLNICSHAIRTCWQSFEKSDNGGEKDIELIDRVGNKFKHASTLEHLYYNFYIQGISRALLQELARHRIASLSVKSTRYTLKELKKENEFKTGDFENASRYIVLTGNELIDNASIKALENLREILATTTTSIDIVKYCLPECYKTELTWSVNARSLQNFISLRSSKSALWEIRDLANAIYNALPQEHKFIYENCINKE
- the ruvC gene encoding crossover junction endodeoxyribonuclease RuvC, with amino-acid sequence MKILGIDPGSRNCGYAIIEKTVKKTSLIEAGLIKIKPSTLQYQITELCEGLDVIFKNHSFDAVAIEDIFFAYNPKTVLKLAQFRGALSLKILQIHGEFAEYTPLQVKKAVTGKAKAQKEQVAFMVKKILGITKEIKPLDITDAIAVALTHANNLRI
- the rnc gene encoding ribonuclease III; the encoded protein is MKKLENLQKQLGYEFKNIKILNEALTHKSTKMPYNNERLEFLGDAVMDLIVGEYLFKKFNKIAEGDMSKLRAALVNEKSFAMMAKELKIGEYINLSLAEENNGGREKISLLSDAYEAIMGAVYLEAGLEKVREIAINLLEICYPKIDLTNLVKDYKTALQEITQADFGVTPVYELTGSSGPDHKKEFEIALLLNGKEISRATGGSKKEAQQTAAKIALEKLKK